In the genome of Arctopsyche grandis isolate Sample6627 chromosome 13, ASM5162203v2, whole genome shotgun sequence, the window AACTTCATCTtcagtaaataattatattgaaaaaaataataatttacacgTGTTACATTATCAATGTATTACACGGTTGAATGTAAAATAAACcggatagtattaaattatattaaagtgtgCATAGGTATGTTTAAGTGAAAGAGTCTGATTTGTAGATGATGTCAACGATACTCAAAAGTGAAATTGTGAGACGTTTCGAAGCAAACGTCAAATAAAAATGCTCGATGAATTGTAAACGTCAAATTTAAATGCTCGGATAAATCGAAGACCCACTTTTCTCCCTTTTCAGTAAAAAAACTTCAAAGGATCACTCCGATAACTCTCAAATGAATACTTGACAAAAGGTATGTACAGTGAAAATTCTATTCtaggtacatataaatgttttcTTTATCAGTGATATTTCCCTACAGGTATAAGTCATAAGCAAAAACGAACGATTATTAAGCAAGTATTAAAAACGGGGTCAAGTGAATCTACGACGTTCTTCACATTTCTCTCCTCAAACCAcgattataattacatatactcaACCCTCTTCACCACCAATTCATTATACCAACTATGATAAGTGCAAATTAACATCGTTAACTTGCTTCCCAATTATTTTGCTAGTGAGAAATGTTAATCACCGACTCAACAATCGCAAGTACGTAGCCTCATATATAAGTAGATAATCTGTATAGGAAAATAATGAagatatacaatacatacaacgAGCTATGCTGATCCATTCTAAAAAGTCCTAATTTCATATCTCCAAGCTCCCAAAATTCACTTTATATGCTTGTGACTCTTTTACAcccacatgcatatgtacatattagccagcagcatagctcggtcgttaagcttttgccaaaaccgagaggcgccgagttcgatcccatgagatgacctcgattgaaaagaatttttctgagtatatgtgtagtgctgctggtcagacctggatatttgtgactccaggtcgatcgtttcctatcagagtttgccaatttgtctgatttcattgttgaaacggttcccgattaaattggctaaacatcctcctacctactatgtcactactatttgagtatgatttatgtacaataaaatgtatgtatgtacaatgcaaaaatgtctcgttaatttgcgagttttcagtgtctcgtaattcggtgacttgtgtaataaaaaatgctgcattgtttgtaattggctaggaaggcgcattggggtttacctctaagcccttcctggtataatatgtaataaaataaataaataaatataatataaactgagACCATTTGTACtggttttttgggtatctgtcTTGGCAGAATTCTTGGGATGGgcctgtttataaatattgaaatagatttttttaatttacacaaaTATACATCCATGATTTTCTAATGTTCATTAacgtttttaataattcaagtaTTTAGAAACATTCTTTTGAACAATATGTCCTGGTTTTGTCACATAAcctaaataaatgtaaaatggtcagcttaatataaacaaacattgaGAATTGGGTGCATACTACGATCACCGAGCTATTGTAGTACATAGTTGTTTCTTCACTAAATATACTGATAGAGATGTCAGCTAGAATAGTAATAAATATGACCCAAACCAACAGCTGATAGTCGACTATTGCACTTTTTACGTTTTTCAGACAGGATATAGGATAGGATAGGAAATTCAGACAGGATATAGGATaggatatatgagccgttatattcgaaagtggcggaagtccaattttcaattaaaaaaacatcatttttatttgacttaattcacaaatcgctatcacttattttaattcgatatgtccagaatcccggaaaagcagaataaacgtattataggccaccggtatttttaaatgctgCTAAACgcaaatcatattatttattgtcttgtgaaatatttctcgaaattaaggaAAGTAGACGTATCATATGTAAGTGTaatgaaagtggcataagtctaatgccattttcaaatataatggctcatatgtagttaaatttttattaaaaatatatatttaatttgtataataataaattttatttctattgatatacatatgataaCATATTATCGCTAGTTTtggtttatgtttatgtttaccaAATCACCACTTTTTGGTATATTAACTGATGGTAGTACATCGATGACACACCCAGTGCCAACCGTTACATTGTTCTCTCGAATGGTGAACCGTTGTCCGATGGGCAAAACCATTCCTTGCAATAATGTTAATTCAACAGTGGAGTGCTCTCCGGGAAGAAGCATTTCCCTTCCACTAcctaaaaaaatcaacaataaataaaacataatgtaTTCATAGTACTTGCTCTGGATCGATTCCAAGcagtcaaataataataaaaagaaaaaataatagaacaaaGAATGAAACTATTGAAATGGTTTTACTATACATACTCAAATCAATTCGACAAGTGATATCCCAAGTGGTACTAAATAACTGTTGAATGTAAGCCTTAGATTTTATAGGTTTAGATCTACCACCTTCTTGCTTCGAAAGCAGATAAAATTCAGCTTTGTATCTATTACTAAGATTTGCGCTATTTTCTGCACACAGCACCATCCCGCGTTGAATTTCCTTAAGTTTAATGTTGCGAAGTAATATTCCAACATTGTCACCCGCTTCCGCCTGTAATTAGTAAAgttcatatataattaaataatcgaTAGATAGCGTGTGGAGTGAAAAAGTgagaatataatttgattttacatACATGGAATGAgtagaattttaaaaaaatgttaaatttttgaCAAAGTTAAAGTATTGAACTACATCTcgcatataatatattgcacacataatattaaacatatataacattACATTTGGTAcactctttttaaatatttgtatatcggAGATTGTCGTCTTGATCATATGTCCGAATCCCATCAGATTAACGCGATCATTTTTATTGATAATTCCTTTTTTTAACGTGCCAACAACAACGGAACCTCGTCCAGGTATCGTGAACGAATTATCAATGGGCATAACGAAAGGCGCATCCAAATCTCTAACTGGCGTAGgaatataattatcaatttcATGTAATAACTTTCTTATTGATGGTTCgcctgaaatttaaatttaaaaacacaataCATATAAACTGAAGAACATAATTAAATAACAGAACTAACATCTTACCAAATTTCGAAGTATCTCCCTTTAGAGCGAGCATCGCTGAGCCGACAACGACAGGTGTTTCTATACCATCGAATCCAAAATCGGACAAGAGTTCACGTATTTCAATTTCTATTAATTCTAAAACCTAaacaatatgaataatattattaaagtatacaaaatgactccTGAGACATAATTGTATTATACTAACATCAGAATCGACTAAATCAGCTTTGTTAATGAAAACAACAAGTTTTTCAACACCGAGTTGTTTCGTTAATAGTAAATGTTCTACTGTCTGAGGCATCTGTCCATCGTCCGCTGCAATGACGGCTATCGCACCATCCATCTGTGACGCTCCCGATATCATATTTCTAATAAAATCGCTATGACCTGGACAGTCAGTGTGTGCATAATGTCTATTGGCTGTGCTGTACCCAATGTGACTCGCATTTATcgtaatacctttgtacaaaattataatatgatataactTTGAATGATAAAAGTTAAcctgtaaaatttaatttcagacctctctctctttcttccTTAGTCTTATCAATGTtatcatatgaaatatattGTGCATAGCCGTCTTTTTCTAAGACTTTAGTAATAGCTGCCGTTAAAGACGTCTTGCCATGATCTATGTGTCCTATAGTTCCAATATTGCAATGATTCACAATTGAGCTTTCGTCTTCTTCAGGTAAAgttgatttgtattttatttgtggTAAAAGCTGAATTTTGGTTTGCTTTTCCAGCATGGAAGATGGACAGAATTCACTGAAGGTGACTTTTCGTCGACACCGAACCGTAACGTGTTGAAAAAGATCATGTCTTATCAATTTTATAAGACGTACTGGTAacattttcaacattttatatataaactgaCGTTTACTGACATAACCTAATATTGACAGTTTTGTAATTTTGGCCTCAAAGTCATACTTTCATTGCATACACTGGGACAATAGtttttcggttcggtgattaccggtcacaaattactcgtcacaaagtcactaaaatctctataacggaacatctggcagccgaaaagtccatcatactaacgataactatcatagtaactagaacttgagtgccaaatattgtgtattcgcgattttcatggcaaaaattgtctttgtgaccaccccaatgtgacgaatagttcAATTACCAGTTTTtcaaggttcggtgattactggtcaaatgtgaaccggtcacaggacaaccggtcgctctagatcggtcacacatgatcacccgtcacactaaaactggtcacgagaaaactggtcacaccctaaaattgtTATTCACaccttaaaggtctgttcatacttagcagcactgcacggcttcagcacaactccgtttcaaatatttaattttattacatttctattcatatctacctacacgtcgcggtcacgtcacgtttacagcactttggccgagtgcaaggcaaaattggcttacttatacattacaggccatgatgatacggcgcaatattgcttacgttgtATTGTCGAGTTCTTagaatatgaatgcatacacgtgcattcgtagctacgcgtcagaatacaagtcagcaaaaatgtttcggcgtttatcgagcgaaaaattatgtataatcgcgttgttgttgaaagaagaagctcaagaaggcaataaaaaagcacggaggcgttttgatgtgcatcccatgtttaaaaatagaaaaaccgaaggagagttttggacactgtataaggagcttgtggatgatggacaaattttttttaaatatttccgtatgaaccgataaaataaatacacaaatcaccaaaaaatctacaaaatttaaggaagcattgtcaaaaagtcATGGTCAGCCCCAAAaccgtgtatatttccacgatggccaaaaatacggatacgatacgttgacggatgttgctgtatggtatgaacaggaaatgtcgggtactgctgtaagcctgccgtggcgtaaacgtgacggttgaaatgaacatacccatacaaaatgtaccaaagaatacttttcgtacggctggatacctgctgaagtcggttcgtgcccactaggtatgaacagacctttataggGGATGGAACGAATGAGATGACTGGCTGGTTGATGCACATGTGTTTATTTCGACAGCCGAGGAAGAAGTAATGAAAGCAACTCTGAACACGGctgagttggtcccaactcacAGGATGGTAATCGAAACTCGATCATGTCGTAGAGCCGCTACACTCTTCATGGTATTTTTATTGGTAATGAGTCATAAGTCCGAGATTTAGACACAGGTGGTTAACATTGAGCCACATTTTAtcggtgaaaatatttttgtttattatattaaaatcttttaaaaagtaGCATCTGACTGTTTAGATATAATAACTTAATTATACACCCCGAGATAAAGCTACAGCTCAAGTCTAATTCGTATATGGTAGGAATTATGAAAATCGAATGGctgtaaaatgtatttaatttagacTAAAACAAGAAGAAGTGACAGTTCTGTCTTCATGTCTTGATACTCTGATTACCGTTTTGGTGTCTAATCAGGTCAGCTGGAAGTGGTGGCTGATGAAAGATGTGCTGTAGGCTTTGTCTCTGTTATGTACCAGCCTCGTCTTCCATATCCATCCATGACAATCCAAAGCCTCTGGCAGAACGCATTTCAACCTGCTGTGGGCTCCAAGTTGGTTATAGTTACAGCTATCATTGCCATCGTGATATTAAAAGCCAATATTCCaccactttttatttttatattaaagaatAATAACTATAAGTGGAAACTAGTTTATGATTAAATGAGTTTCTCCAGGTACACCGGTATTCAATTAATTTGGGGTTCCTGGACGCATTAAAAATCAACTGTAAATAGTTACAGTGTATCAAGTTAAACAATATGATAAACGAGAAAACGTCCAGACCAATAGAACTCATTAAATTCATACTGCAATGATTACTTATTACATACTTGGTTCTAAAAGCCCGCGTTTGTAAATCACTGGCACAGTCCACCTCATTATGATGGCATTAGATTCTATTAGCCTATATCGCTGTTGTTTGATGCTCATTTGTTTGCGTATTTTGCAGGTTGA includes:
- the mEFTu2 gene encoding mitochondrial translation elongation factor Tu 2; this translates as MLKMLPVRLIKLIRHDLFQHVTVRCRRKVTFSEFCPSSMLEKQTKIQLLPQIKYKSTLPEEDESSIVNHCNIGTIGHIDHGKTSLTAAITKVLEKDGYAQYISYDNIDKTKEERERGITINASHIGYSTANRHYAHTDCPGHSDFIRNMISGASQMDGAIAVIAADDGQMPQTVEHLLLTKQLGVEKLVVFINKADLVDSDVLELIEIEIRELLSDFGFDGIETPVVVGSAMLALKGDTSKFGEPSIRKLLHEIDNYIPTPVRDLDAPFVMPIDNSFTIPGRGSVVVGTLKKGIINKNDRVNLMGFGHMIKTTISDIQIFKKSVPNAEAGDNVGILLRNIKLKEIQRGMVLCAENSANLSNRYKAEFYLLSKQEGGRSKPIKSKAYIQQLFSTTWDITCRIDLSSGREMLLPGEHSTVELTLLQGMVLPIGQRFTIRENNVTVGTGCVIDVLPSVNIPKSGDLVNININQN